tttttctttgaaccattctggtcgccttcgccatttcccttcctcttgtttcCTCCCccgtggttattctgggtaacggtttgagccataGCTACCACATCCGTTACCTCTCCAACGggctgggcagggacttggctggttcctgcgaccaaagctcgcgcctcttctaaGTTGATCCATCTCTGAGCCTTGTTCAGGAACTCGTCCACTGTGTTGATGCCTTTACTCTGGATCTCTTTCCACAGGTTGCCTCCGACAAATATTCatgttctcatcgccataagcctagAGCTTTCATCCGTGTCTCTAGCTCACGCAGCGATGTTGGCAaacctactcaagtaagctttcagaggctctccgggctgctgctttacCTTTGCCAGGGAGTTTTCCTTTATTcgagctgcttgagaagcccagaatgccctcttgaagtgaGCAGAGAAGATCTTCCATGATCTGAtagaatgcttcttgtattgcttgaaccattgcctggttGGTCCGACCAAAGTCGAAGGGAGTACTAAGCATCTTAATTCgggtccgatgttatgggccatcattaggctattgaacatccccaagtggtcggacggatctccatctccgtcgaacttcgataaatggggcatcctgaagcCTGGTGGATATGGTGTTGCTGCAATGTTGGGGGCAAAAAACTCGAGCTCGTCCCCTGATTCATACTCATCTATTTCCTTTtttgataggagtcttttcatcagttcctccatctgggccagcctctcgagggttgggtccttggttccctggggctgttcaacagctcccatttgACTGTACGCatttgacgggttattgtccctccaagctcgagcttggtttggtggggcattcccgttgTCACGTACTTTGGAAGGACTTCCCTCATGATGAGTGTCACTGGCTCCATCACGAGTCGGATTGGTcctttgtgagtttaggcgatctcgcagatcgGTATGTGGATCAACCCGAGGGTTTTGAGTTGAGCTCAGCTGATTCCTCAAATCTGTGCTGGTTCTACCACTTTGACGATCCTCCGTCCAATAACTTCAATTAGAGAATCTCAGAGCTTGCAGTCAAGGATGAGGATCTGGAATGTTCCCGCGTGCTCGTGGGACATGAGcaggggcagcgggaggaggattcctcctgctgtttcTATAGGTAGGGACGTCTCAAGCAGAATGAGGTGGGGACGGATGCCTGATCAGCGATGAAGGGTGTCCGATTGGCGAAgaaattcttgtcccatcaggttAGATCAAACTACCTCGAGGTTTCTCTGCTCTACCATTTCTGGTTCCCTGTGCATGGCGATCTGATAGCGATACAGGGAAGTCAGTCGGGACACGCCGTCTTTGTGAGTTTGTCCTTGATCGTCTGCATGGGTTTCCATGAGCATCCGACGGTGGCATTGAACTCGGTgtcgaggttctgaccgaccgGATGACTCGTTGGTGATCCCTGGGAAAGCCACCAAACAAGGTTTCTTGGTGATTGGGCGACACGGGagtagaacttggagttgaggttctaaccgatcgacttggcctgggtcgactatcccAGCGAGACTTACGagtcccaccttgcctctttccgaagttaatgtcggttgcaagagggggtagccgagccaagacttcctcgatttacTTATTGGccttggctagatggctcctcaactgcatgttcttcATCTCTACCGTAGTCAGGTAATCCGGGTTTGGATTCAGTGTTAGAGGTGCTGAACTTCCGGTGTCGccgtggcccatcggttgttttcccgaTCATTGTTGGATGTCCGGCCATTATTCGTTAGAAATattggtatggtgagcctcctgcccaccatgctaaTCTGTTTCATTACCATGCCTTTAACGAGTGACTACCATGATGAactttttccttaattttttttcaatggcactaattcgcagctctcaatgaaagcaccgaactgttgacacggttttttgcTGACATTGTATTACGAAgattagctggaataaactagtgcttgAGGGTAAACCGTAAGGAGAATAATCACTCTATACGTTACTTATAATGATATAGTAAGATCACGCGTTCCTTTTTATGTGTTTCAGATGTTAAAATCCCCCTACTCCACGAGTCAGTATTATTACTGTatgtctctctctattttgacagaataTTTGCATTACATAGAGAAATTCCcaccccttttctatccaaggtcctggtatttataggagaatgatccctgggtaggtgttggggtcatcccgtgataaCTTGATCCCTCACATCATCCCTACCACACTGATGATTAacatttacattttatattgaagtgtggtctaatcattaggtacaATAGATCATGGATCGCATGGTCTAAATCAGgtgtgtgatgtctgatcatgcacgtttatattgcgtatccgggaattTAGGagtaaacagacacgtgatgcctgtttatgcatgtttatattgcatggtcaactttataaagacccTAGGGTACGTCAGACATCTGTCGTACCACAAGCTTAGCGTAACGCCAGCTCGTGCCTTTCGATGCAATATTCCACAAATGGTTCCAAGCAGTAAGTTTCTTTGAACTCACCAGCTCAGGCTATTTGTCTAGGGAATCATGCTAAATTCCCCCGAATTAAAAGTGAACACGTGGAACATCGATTATAGCCTTTTTGCTAGCCAGCTGTACCCAAGCTGCCTAAAAAGAtacgtgctaatttttagggcgTACAACAACTATTATTGAAGCTATAAAAGAGGCTTTGTGGATGAAGGGACTAGTTGAAGAACTAAATAGTAGACAAAGAGCTATGACTATGTACTGTGATAGTCAAAGTGCAATTCAGTTGTCAAAGAACTCAATTCATCATGAAAGAACAAAGCATATCGATATAAAGCTGCATTTTATAAAGGAGATCATTCAAGAGGGCACTGTTATGATTGACAAAATATCTATAGATGACAATCTTGTAAATATGATTAATAAACCTCTACTGAGTAGTAAGTTTGAACACTGCTTGGATCTGATTAGTTTGAAATGCAACTAAGCCCTTCGGGGCTAAGAGGAGAAAACTGTGGCAAAGTTGTAATTTGGTAGAGAAATTGTGAAAAATTAATTATAACCTTTGCCATATGTCATGTTGTAACTAGTTATTTTAGTTTCGACAGCTATGTTAGTTACTTGTCCTAAAGctatatatatctatatgtgtgtgtgtgtactCTTGTTCACTTTTGAGTAGTGTAATTTCTGTAATACTTAGAGTGAGCTTGAGAGAAATAGAGAGGCTAGAGTGAGAGAGTTGTCTCAAAGCTGTTATAAGAAATGTTTGCTCCCTGAGGATGTATGTCATTGCACTTGGACTAAACCTCATTAATCATGGTGTTGTTTCTACTGTGGTTTTGAGTTTTGTAAGTGTCATACTTTTTGTGTTTTGTATTTTGGAAATATTAtgattcatttgttattttaccAGTTGCATCTGTGTTTTGTATTTTGACAATATTACGACTCATCTGTTATTTTGCCAGTTGCATCTGGAAATTTGGTGTTGTCATAATGTCTTATTATTGCTTACGTCGCATGGATTAAAATATCTGTTATGGTAAATTTACTGGATTTTTGGTTTCGGGTTTTTGGTGCTGTGTTAAAATTTCCTAATGATTTTCGATTATAAGTGTGTCTTGATTTGTTGAGTTTGTTAGAACTCAGATTGGATTTTTTGAGAAAATTAGCTCAGCTAGGTTTTGGTATTTTTGGGTTTTTCCTTTTTGTTGTTTTGACAGGTTGAAGAACTCTAAGCTTTGAAGGATGTTCATCCATGGTAGACAGTAGTGTTCTTCAGGTGAAGTATTGAAAGAATGTCAGATCTGTAAAAGTTCAAGTGTGAAGACTTGAGGAGGTCGATCTGAGGAATTTTGCAAGAAAGACAAGTATAGAAGATTTTCTTATTTCTGATGTAAAATCAAAGATGCTTTGTAGAACTTGCATTTTCTATCTTAGTGGATTTCTTTCTCTGGACTAGGTCCTAAGGATTAGCCTTTACTGTGTGTAgtggtgaaccttgtaaaaattgctTGGTGTGATTCTTTTACATGTTCTTTATGGTTTCATTAAATCTTGACTTGCTAATTCAATAAGCTTAATACTTAGGTAGTAAATCACCTTCAATTTGGTATTAAAGCCTTCTCTAATTCTTGATTACTGTTTCCTGGTTGATTATTGTTTCCTGGTTGTTTCGGTTTGTGTGATTTGGTTGCCTTTGTATTTTTTTCTTACTGACCCATCTCACCCTCTCCTAGTGTCATCTACGAGagtttttgtgtaacttttgttGTTTTGACAATCATGGATATGTTCAGAGGGGGAGGATCTACCACCATACCTCTCATGCTTGAAGGGGATAACTATCCTTACTGGAAAACAAAGATGAGGGTGTATCTTAAATCTGTAGACGAACAGGTTTGGATGGCTGTATCTGAGGGATGGAAACCCCCAACTGAGATTGTAGGGAATGTTGAAAATGCTAAGGCTGCAAGCAAGTGGACGACTGATGAAATTGAAAAGGCTAACTTTAATTCTAAAGCTCTTAATGCTATTTTCAATGATATTTCCACTAATCAGATGAAAGTGGTTGCAAATTGTGAGATTGCTAAGGAAGCATGGGATAAGTTGAAGACCAAGAATGAGGGTACTGCGGCTATCAAGAAATCAAGACTGAGATCTTTGGCCAGAGAATTCAAAAACCTAACCATGGATGAAGAGGATTCTattgcagattttcatgcaaagTTGTGTGATATTTTTAATGAGTCATATGCCCTGGGAGAGACTTACTCAAACGATAAGTTAGTCAGGAAGGTTCTTGGGTCTCTTCCGAGGAGATTCAAAGCCAAACTCACATCTATTGAAGAAGTGCATGATGTTGAAGATATGGACCTGGATGAACTGATTGGTTCTCTACAGAATTATGAATTAACCCTCAAAAGATGGGATAAGGGAAAGAAAGTGAAAGGCAAGGAAACTGAGAAGAATGGGGGTAGTTTGGCTTTTGTTCTAAAAGAAACTCGTGACAAAGAAGGAGAAATGTTTGACGCTTTAACAGAAGAGAAAGTTGCTCTCCTAACAAGGAATTATGCTAAGTTCTTGAGAAAGAATACTTTTAACAACAAAGAAAATATCTTCAAGAAGAACTTTCCTACTAATCAGAAAACAAGTTAGACTTAAGACAAAAAGAATAGGGGAATTTAGTGTAGAGAATGTGATGAGTTTGGACACATTCAGGCTGAATGTGCCAATacttagaaaaagaaaaaggccCTTGTTACAACCTGAAGTGACAGTGACGAAGAAATAGATGGTAGTTGCAGTGAGAATTTTGATCAGGAGAAGAATGTTATTGTTTTTCTCACCAAAGAAGATATAGTTGAAAATGAAGTAGGGGATAATGAGAGCAGCTGCTTTGAATCTGAAAGTCTTGATCAGCAAACTGCTTATGAGCAAATGTATCAACAATGGCTGACTATGGTTCAAAAATTAAAAGTTCTCAAAGAACGAAATACTTCTCTTAAAGTTGCCAACTCAAAGCTTGAAGCTGAGGTAAAACACCTGACTGAAGAATTAGAAAAGCAGGAGGACAAGTTGTATGTTGTTCAAGCTGATCTAGTTTGAGCCAAACAATATCTGGAGTTAATACCTCCAGGAACTGCTGCATTAAATCATCAACTTCATGTTCAAAAACCTTATGGGGATAGGACATCTATCGGTTACAAGCTTCTATACAAAAAGGGAGAAAATCTTACCATTGGTGAGTCACGGTCACTAAGTTATGAATCTCTGGTTTCGTTTGTTGCAGATAAAATAAACACTATCACTGATGCATCTGGCAATAAGAGAGATGGATCTAAGATCATAAAATTCTCCAATGAAAAGATGCAGAAGTTTGTTCCCATTTGCCATTTCTATAATCGACGTGACCATATTAGACCCAGATGTTATCTGCTTCGCTCTTACCTTAGGAACTTGGTAGGAAGACAAGCTAACACAACTAGGCCATCTCTTGTtgaaggtaaggattctaagGAGGTTTGGAGACCAAAGTTAACTAGCAGCTCTCAAGAAGAAAAAGGTGTTTCTGTTCTGGTGGCTCATACATCACTCTTTGCCTTTAAAGATGATCAGTGGTactttgatagtggttgttccaaACACATGACTGGCAACAAACAATTGTTGAATAACTACAAAGAAGGTACTGAAGGAATGGTCACTTTTGGAGATGGAAACAAGGGAGCAATTCTTGGGAGAGGAGATCTTGTGTTGAAAAATCTACCCATGGTCAAAGATGTGCTTTTTGTTAAGGGACTAAAAGCAAATTTCTTAAGCATAAGTCAGCTATGTGATGATCACTATACTGTAAGTTTCTCCAAGTCCACGTGCCTGGTTAATTCTACTGATGGGTGTTCTCTTTTTTCTGGAACAAGGTCTAGTGATAATTGCTATATGTTGAACAATAATGAAGTGTGCGCCAAAATTTCATTAGACAAGTCTGACTTATGACATTATAGACTTGGTCATCTGAATCACAGAGATTTAAGAAAGTTGATTAGACTCAAGGCTGTTAGAGGAGTACCTGAGTTGAAAGTTAGTAGAGAAAGAGTTTGTGGTCCCTATCAGCAAGGTAAACAAGTAAGATCTTCTCATCCTCCCATTAAGATGCTTCTCACAAATAAAGCTCTTGAATTGTTACACATTGACTTGATGGGTCCTATGCAGACCAAAAGTCTGAATGGAACAAGGTATGTTATGGTGTGTGTAGATGACTGCACTCGTTTTACCTGGGTTCAGTTTATTCGAGAGAAGTCAGATACCTTTGGGGTGTTTTCTGCCTTATGTTTAAGACTTCAGAATGAAAAAGCCTTAAAGATAGTTAAAGTGTTTAGAATCAGAAGCGACCATGCAAAGAGTTTGAAAATGCATTATTCTCTTAATTTTGTGATCATATGGGCATTGCTCATGAATTTTTTGCTCCAAAAACTCCTCGGCAAAATGGAGTTGTGGAACGCAAGAATAgaactcttcaagaaatggccagagttatgttGAATGCCAAGGGAATTTCGCAAAGATTTTTGGCAGAAGCTATTAACACTGCATGTTATATTAGTAATCGGGTGCACCTCAGAATTGGTACTACTCAAACAGCTTATGAATTGTGGAAAGGTAAAACTCCTAATCTGAACTATTTGAAGGTCTTTGGCTATACGTGTTATATTGTGAATGATAAAGACTATCTTGGAAAATTTGACTCCAAGAGTGACAAAGGTATGTTTCTAGGCTATTCTCCTAATAGTCGTGCTTATCGTGTGTTTAATAAAAGAACTAACACTGTCATGGAGTCTGTCAATGTTCATT
The genomic region above belongs to Humulus lupulus chromosome 1, drHumLupu1.1, whole genome shotgun sequence and contains:
- the LOC133779378 gene encoding uncharacterized protein LOC133779378, which produces MDMFRGGGSTTIPLMLEGDNYPYWKTKMRVYLKSVDEQVWMAVSEGWKPPTEIVGNVENAKAASKWTTDEIEKANFNSKALNAIFNDISTNQMKVVANCEIAKEAWDKLKTKNEGTAAIKKSRLRSLAREFKNLTMDEEDSIADFHAKLCDIFNESYALGETYSNDKLVRKVLGSLPRRFKAKLTSIEEVHDVEDMDLDELIGSLQNYELTLKRWDKGKKVKGKETEKNGGSLAFVLKETRDKEGEMFDALTEEKVALLTRNYAKFLRKNTFNNKENIFKKNFPTNQKTNGSCSENFDQEKNVIVFLTKEDIVENEVGDNESSCFESESLDQQTAYEQMYQQWLTMVQKLKVLKERNTSLKVANSKLEAEVKHLTEELEKQEDKLTSIGYKLLYKKGENLTIGESRSLSYESLVSFVADKINTITDASGNKRDGSKIIKFSNEKMQKFVPICHFYNRRDHIRPRCYLLRSYLRNLVGRQANTTRPSLVEGKDSKEVWRPKLTSSSQEEKGVSVLVAHTSLFAFKDDQWYFDSGCSKHMTGNKQLLNNYKEGTEGMVTFGDGNKGAILGRGDLVLKNLPMVKDVLFVKGLKANFLSISQLCDDHYTVSFSKSTCLVNSTDGCSLFSGTRDLRKLIRLKAVRGVPELKVSRERVCGPYQQGKQVRSSHPPIKMLLTNKALELLHIDLMGPMQTKSLNGTRIGTTQTAYELWKGKTPNLNYLKVFGYTCYIVNDKDYLGKFDSKSDKDDHDNDKDSFVPALVPHTQVLMPTISSSPSNSSSTEHTEPFKESEDVVIDSTGSEQRKVANEISHLCYLSNFEPKNVKQDLSNEHWVAAMQEELLQFQRNGVWDLVVRPEGKNIVEGIDFEETFAPVARLESIRLLLAIACQLHIKLHQMDMKSAFLNGLLQEEVYVEQPRGFIDPHFPHHVYKLKKALYGLKQAPRAWYEKLTSYLLTHGFIKGNADQTLFIKHLPKGIFIAQIYVDDIIFGSTCPNEIPQFVDIMKNEFEMSMIGDLSFFQGLQIRQLDNGIFLSQTKYALNMLKKIRLEKSKHAKTPIGTTIKLSRDVSRKPVDPTLFHSMIDSLLYLTASRPDICFSVGLCARYQSNPTGSHFTAVKRIMKYVAGTLELGLWYTCDTNMSLVGYSDSDWAGSLDDRKSTSGGCFYLGNNLVSWLSKKQNSISLSTTEAEYIATEKATFVGCNGKSYLVVHYSFSSLLLLIWLFLTKDDGYISDKE